From Candidatus Methylomirabilota bacterium, one genomic window encodes:
- a CDS encoding ABC transporter permease, whose product MLAYVLRRLLQSLLVLLGVSVIVFGLLHLTGDPTRLLLPLEAREEDVRQLRALLGLDDPLAVQYVRFLSRAVRGDFGLSFKHQIPALTLILQTLPATLELTAAGLGLALAVAVPAGILSALRRNSLLDAICSVGVLMGQAMPVYWLGLLLIMVFAVWLGWFPAAGRDGLTSLVLPATALGAFSMARIARMARSGMLEVLAQDYVRTARAAGVRAFLVTYKYALKNAAIPLVTIVGLEFGILLGGAVITETIFAWPGVGRLAVDAIFSRDYPLVQAIVAMLATIFVVINLVMDLVYTYLDPRIVFVRSKP is encoded by the coding sequence ATGCTCGCCTACGTCCTGCGGCGGCTCCTACAAAGTCTCCTCGTCCTCCTCGGCGTCTCGGTCATCGTCTTCGGGCTTCTCCACCTCACGGGCGATCCCACGCGCCTGCTCCTGCCGCTCGAGGCGCGCGAGGAGGATGTGCGGCAGCTGCGCGCCCTCCTCGGGCTGGACGATCCCCTGGCCGTTCAGTACGTGCGCTTCCTCTCGCGCGCCGTCCGCGGCGACTTCGGGCTTTCGTTCAAGCACCAGATTCCCGCCCTTACCTTGATCCTCCAGACGCTCCCCGCCACCCTCGAGCTGACTGCGGCCGGGCTCGGCCTCGCCCTCGCGGTGGCCGTCCCCGCCGGCATCCTCTCCGCGCTGCGGCGCAACTCCCTGCTCGACGCGATCTGCTCGGTGGGTGTCCTGATGGGCCAGGCGATGCCGGTATACTGGCTCGGACTCCTCCTGATCATGGTGTTCGCGGTCTGGCTCGGCTGGTTCCCGGCGGCGGGGCGCGACGGGCTCACGTCGCTCGTCTTGCCCGCCACCGCGCTCGGCGCCTTCTCGATGGCGCGCATCGCCCGCATGGCGCGCTCGGGGATGCTCGAGGTGCTGGCCCAGGACTACGTGCGCACCGCGCGGGCCGCGGGCGTGCGCGCCTTTCTCGTCACGTACAAGTACGCTCTCAAGAACGCGGCCATCCCCCTCGTCACCATCGTCGGCCTGGAATTCGGGATTCTCCTGGGGGGCGCGGTCATCACCGAGACGATCTTTGCCTGGCCGGGTGTGGGCCGGCTCGCGGTTGACGCGATCTTCAGCCGCGACTATCCCCTGGTGCAAGCCATCGTCGCGATGCTGGCTACGATCTTCGTCGTCATCAATCTGGTCATGGACCTGGTCTACACGTATCTCGATCCCCGTATCGTCTTCGTGCGGAGCAAGCCGTGA